The window ATTCTATTTCTCTATAACTCTGTTAGAATCCTTTTATTTTCTGAATAGTATTACAACTTATCTATATATAGTTTAAAATAACTTTAAGAGTTTTTTTGAAGAGGGGGATATGATGTGAAAATATTGGAGCATATTGCTCAGGATATTGTTGAGAAAACGAGTGCGATTTTGGAATTCCCAATCAGTATTACCGATAATCACGGCATTATCATTGGTTCTACCGATAAGAGCCGAATCGGTATTTTCCATCAGCCATCACTTGAAGTAATCAAAAGGAATGAACTGATTGAATGTAAAAATGAAATAGAAAAACAAATCCTTCCCGGAGTTTCAGCTCCGTTAAAATTTAATCATAAGATTATCGGTGTACTAGGCATTGTCGGTGAACCACGGGAAGTCGAAAAATATGTCCAGCTTGTAAAGAACCAGGTTGAAATGATGTGCCAGGAAGCGTTTCGGAATGAGATGATTGAGCTTAAAGGGAAAATGGTTGAGATGTTTGTCCATCAGCTCATCCATTTTAGGGAGGCAAGAGGTGAAGTAACCGAGCAGCTTGTCCAATCCGCCAAATTACTCGAGTTCAACATGGAATTAAATAGGGTTTGCCTGCTAATTGATATAAGGAACCTGTCCGAAGAAATGACGTTCAGAAAAAAATCCGATGATTATTATGCCAGCTTCCCGCTTCAATTTTTCCAACAGGAAGTATTAAACTTCCTTCAGATTATATTTCACGAACAAAAAGATGATATTATTTCTTTTTTGAGTCTCGAAAGGTTTATTATCATTAAATCACTTCCCTTCCCTGGTTCGTATCCGGCTCTGTTGGAGGGCCTTGAAGAAAAACTGGTGAAAATCAATAGGTTTCTTGAAACGAAATACCAGGCTACGGCCTGCATTTCTGCCGGAGATGTTCATACGGGGTTAGGCGGAATTGCCCAGTCCTACCAGAATGCGATT is drawn from Bacillus sp. FJAT-18017 and contains these coding sequences:
- a CDS encoding CdaR family transcriptional regulator → MKILEHIAQDIVEKTSAILEFPISITDNHGIIIGSTDKSRIGIFHQPSLEVIKRNELIECKNEIEKQILPGVSAPLKFNHKIIGVLGIVGEPREVEKYVQLVKNQVEMMCQEAFRNEMIELKGKMVEMFVHQLIHFREARGEVTEQLVQSAKLLEFNMELNRVCLLIDIRNLSEEMTFRKKSDDYYASFPLQFFQQEVLNFLQIIFHEQKDDIISFLSLERFIIIKSLPFPGSYPALLEGLEEKLVKINRFLETKYQATACISAGDVHTGLGGIAQSYQNAIHAMTIGTQFNHDSAVHLFNERETLIRMLPKELNDDYRNKLLGFLKPLTTQDNYDILASTFLGFCKYNMNLSEASRNLYIHRNTIIYRLEKICEITGLQTNNFEHCMLLYTAIQCYEEQRSKPATPVAKRSLL